From the genome of Aeromonas hydrophila subsp. hydrophila ATCC 7966:
CCGGTAAAGATACTGGCGCTGAGCAAGTTCGGACTGATGAAACGGGGCGTAACCATCTGGTCGAATTCCCCACCCATAGGGGTACTCATACACTGAAAATAACTGGCGACCTCGCTCCACTGACGCTCTGCCAGCACATGATTGAGTTTCCCAAGCGGCTCAGCAGGTAGCCCTGACGTAATGCGAAAATACGCAATTTTGCTTTGCGGCTCTTGCAGCCATTGCAAGCTATAACCCTGAAATGACTCTCGCTTGCCCGGTTTTAGTGAAAGTCCTTCAAGTCGCATGAGTTCATAAAGATCACGCTTACGCCAGCTGACAAGAACCGGATCCTGTATATCAATGGCGCTGCTATCGACCACCTTCAATACCACAGAAATAGGCTTCTTCCCGGCCCATGTTCCCTGAAGGCCATTACCGGAGCGCTCGAGGAGCATGGCGATCTTTTCGGGTTCACTGTTATCCCACAATTCTGAGAGCTGCAGGGTCTTACCCTCCCACTTACCCGACAGGGGAATATCCTTTCGGTACTTGCGGTAGAAGTAACGCCCACTGACCGTACCATCTGATGACGTATCAAGGGTCATCACTACCGGCATTCGTCCTACCTTGCCCTGATACACCTCACTGGCCTGCGTAACCATAGCTAGCAACAAACAACCCAACCCCAGCCAAAACCTTGCTATCACCCTTCTCTCCTGTGTTGTGGCTATTGTCCATCCTCACGCTGCCCACTCATCAGAGTGGGCATATTGAAATTTTCTCTCGCAGAAATGGGCAATCAACAGATGAAAAAGGAACCATACGGTTCCGGCTTTCATCATGCCAACCCAAACACGAGCAAGACAAGCAATTAAGCCCGGTTTTTAACTTCTTTCAGACCGCAGAAAGGATCTTTGGCATCTAGAGCGTCTTCGATACGGATCTGTCGCTTGTACTGGCAAAAAAGCCCCGCATCGCGGGGCTTTTTGTTATCTGCAATAGCCGACTCAGTTGACCGTAACCGGCTGACCCAGCGCATCCGGCGGGGTCTGGAACTCGCGCTCGGCGTCGTCGAAGCGCTCCAGCATGGCCTTGGAGGGGGCCTTGTCCAGCAGGCTGAACACCACGATGGCGAGTCCGGAGAAGAGGAAGCCCGGGATGATTTCATAGAGCCCCAGCCAGCCGAACTGCTTCCAGACGATGACGGTCAGGGCACCCACCAGCATGCCCGCCAGAGCGCCGTTGCGGGTCATTCGCGACCAGAGCACGGAGAGCAGCACCACGGGGCCGAAGGCCGCGCCAAAGCCGGCCCAGGCGTAGCTCACCAGCCCCAGCACCCGGTTTTCCGGGTTCATCGCGACGGCGATGGCGATGAGCGCGATCACCAGCACCATGGCACGACCGACCCACACCAGCTCCTGCTGGGAGGCGTTCTTGCGCAGGAACGGCTTGTAGAGATCCTCGGTGATGGCGCTGGAGCAGACCAGCAGCTGGCAACTGAGGGTACTCATCACCGCCGCCAGGATGGCGGAGAGCAGCACGCCGGCTATCCAGGGGTTGAATAGGATCTTGGAGAGCTCGATGAAGACCCGCTCCGGGTTGCCGGTGACGCCGGCCGCCTGCTCGGTGAAGGTGGAGAAGTAGGCCAGGCCGAAGAAGCCGATGGCCACGGCGCCGCCCAGGCACAGCACCATCCAGGTCATGCTGATGCGGCGGGCATTGGCCATGGAGTGGTGGGAATCCGCCGCCATGAAGCGCGCCAGGATGTGGGGCTGACCGAAGTAGCCCAGGCCCCAGGCCATCAGCGAGATGATGGCGATGAAGTCCAGGTTCTTGAACATGTCGAGGTTGCTGGCGTTCTGCGCCGCCACCTGCACCATGGCGGTGTCGATGCCGCCCACCGCGATGATGACGAACACCGGGGTGAGGATCAGGGCGAAG
Proteins encoded in this window:
- the putP gene encoding sodium/proline symporter PutP — protein: MTASTPMLITFLVYILGMVLIGFIAYRATRNFDDYILGGRRMGSWVTALSAGASDMSGWLLMGLPGAVFIGGISESWIAIGLTLGAYLNWRWVAGRLRVHTEKNRNALTLPDYFTYRFEDKSRVLRILSALVILLFFTIYCASGVVAGARLFESTFGMSYDTALWVGAAATITYTFFGGFLAVSWTDTVQATLMIFALILTPVFVIIAVGGIDTAMVQVAAQNASNLDMFKNLDFIAIISLMAWGLGYFGQPHILARFMAADSHHSMANARRISMTWMVLCLGGAVAIGFFGLAYFSTFTEQAAGVTGNPERVFIELSKILFNPWIAGVLLSAILAAVMSTLSCQLLVCSSAITEDLYKPFLRKNASQQELVWVGRAMVLVIALIAIAVAMNPENRVLGLVSYAWAGFGAAFGPVVLLSVLWSRMTRNGALAGMLVGALTVIVWKQFGWLGLYEIIPGFLFSGLAIVVFSLLDKAPSKAMLERFDDAEREFQTPPDALGQPVTVN